One Fundidesulfovibrio magnetotacticus genomic window carries:
- the tmcA gene encoding acidic tetraheme cytochrome c3 TmcA, with protein sequence MNRKILTLCLALLAVSLLAGTLHSQDDMKQLADPAFTKASRPAVSFRHDEHNRKAKLEDCKACHHGLGKDGRIDPKADSSGTKCSDCHTVAGGGKGMPLMRAFHRQCGECHEAKGAGPVACGECHPRNPGK encoded by the coding sequence ATGAACAGGAAAATCCTCACGCTCTGCCTGGCCCTTCTGGCCGTGTCGCTCCTGGCCGGAACGCTCCATTCCCAGGACGACATGAAGCAACTGGCCGACCCGGCCTTCACCAAGGCGTCCAGGCCTGCCGTGTCCTTCAGGCACGACGAGCACAACCGCAAGGCCAAGCTTGAAGACTGCAAGGCCTGCCACCACGGCTTGGGCAAAGACGGCAGGATCGACCCCAAGGCCGACTCCTCGGGCACGAAATGCTCCGACTGCCACACCGTGGCCGGAGGCGGGAAGGGCATGCCGCTCATGCGGGCCTTCCACCGCCAGTGCGGCGAATGCCACGAGGCCAAGGGGGCCGGTCCGGTGGCCTGCGGCGAATGCCACCCGAGGAATCCAGGAAAATAG
- a CDS encoding zinc ribbon domain-containing protein yields MPIHDIRCACGFEGEVITLAAQELPACPACGRPDPDRLPSAVSSLTGRAVQGLPGPKDTACCGSRPGEAACAGPGSCCSGRGA; encoded by the coding sequence ATGCCCATCCATGACATCCGCTGCGCCTGCGGCTTCGAAGGCGAAGTGATCACCCTGGCGGCCCAGGAGCTCCCGGCCTGCCCGGCCTGCGGCCGCCCCGACCCCGACCGGCTCCCCAGCGCCGTGAGCAGCCTGACCGGCAGGGCCGTCCAGGGGCTCCCCGGCCCCAAGGACACCGCCTGCTGCGGCTCGCGCCCCGGCGAGGCCGCCTGCGCGGGACCGGGCTCCTGCTGTTCCGGCAGGGGGGCCTAG
- a CDS encoding NifB/NifX family molybdenum-iron cluster-binding protein, translated as MESLIVAIPSENPGGLEARVGEHFGHCELYTLVEIKGEQVLSVGTLPNVPHQHGGCMAPVEHLAGNGVRALIAGGMGMRPLMGFQQKGIAVYHGGKAPSVGHAVQELLEGKLARFSTDFTCGGCS; from the coding sequence ATGGAATCGCTGATCGTCGCCATCCCCTCGGAGAATCCCGGAGGCCTGGAGGCCCGCGTGGGCGAGCACTTCGGCCACTGCGAACTCTACACCCTGGTGGAAATCAAGGGCGAGCAAGTCCTCTCGGTGGGCACGCTGCCCAACGTCCCCCACCAGCACGGCGGCTGCATGGCCCCCGTGGAACACCTGGCCGGCAACGGCGTGCGCGCCCTCATCGCCGGGGGCATGGGCATGCGCCCGCTCATGGGCTTCCAGCAGAAGGGCATCGCCGTCTACCACGGCGGCAAGGCCCCCAGCGTGGGCCACGCCGTGCAGGAACTGCTCGAAGGCAAGCTGGCGCGCTTCTCCACCGACTTCACCTGCGGCGGCTGCTCCTGA
- a CDS encoding sigma-54 interaction domain-containing protein, with protein MSLKEWLDKGSILDSMGLGVFAVDREWTIVFFSREAERITGFSSREAVGAKCWEVFCTECCNHRCYLQKAIRQGRSETKRRVHFVSREGRRIPLEITASVLRDAQGRVLGGVECFSDKLVAAPVPPQASSAEIIGRSRPMQRLYATLGAVSRTDASVLLTGETGTGKGLFARAIHANSTRRAGPFVDVNCAALPENLLESELFGYRKGAFTGADRDKPGLFEAASGGTIFLDEIGDLPAALQAKLLQALEDGRFHPLGSVKPVQADVRVISATNRDLRARVAAGTFRSDLYYRLRVLEIELPPLRERPGDCDLLTDHFVHISAARYGIGTPAVSKATRRALAACRLPGNVRELKHAVEHAVILCQGRTIEPAHLPAYILGAPEAPPRPAAEPQARTIQERERAMLQEALADHGYSVLETCRALGVSRTTLWRKMKKHGL; from the coding sequence ATGAGCCTCAAGGAATGGCTGGACAAAGGTTCGATCCTCGATTCCATGGGCCTGGGCGTTTTCGCCGTGGACAGGGAGTGGACCATCGTCTTCTTCAGCCGCGAGGCCGAGCGCATCACGGGCTTCTCCAGCCGGGAGGCCGTGGGGGCCAAATGCTGGGAGGTGTTCTGCACCGAGTGCTGCAACCACCGCTGCTACCTCCAGAAGGCCATCCGCCAGGGCCGCAGCGAGACCAAACGCCGCGTGCACTTCGTCAGCCGCGAGGGCCGCAGGATCCCTCTCGAGATCACGGCCTCGGTGCTGCGCGACGCCCAGGGCAGGGTGCTGGGCGGCGTGGAGTGCTTCTCCGACAAGCTGGTGGCCGCGCCTGTCCCGCCGCAGGCCTCGTCCGCCGAGATCATCGGGCGCTCCCGGCCCATGCAGCGACTTTACGCCACCCTGGGGGCCGTCTCTCGCACGGACGCCTCGGTGCTGCTCACGGGCGAGACCGGCACGGGCAAGGGGCTCTTCGCCCGGGCCATCCACGCCAACAGCACCCGGCGCGCGGGGCCCTTCGTGGACGTGAACTGCGCCGCCCTTCCCGAGAACCTTCTGGAATCGGAACTCTTCGGCTACCGCAAGGGCGCCTTCACCGGGGCCGACCGGGACAAGCCGGGCCTCTTCGAGGCCGCCTCGGGCGGGACCATCTTCCTCGACGAGATCGGAGACCTGCCCGCCGCGCTCCAGGCCAAGCTGCTCCAGGCCCTGGAGGACGGACGCTTCCACCCCCTGGGCTCGGTGAAGCCCGTGCAGGCCGACGTGCGCGTGATCTCGGCCACCAACCGCGACCTGCGCGCCCGGGTGGCCGCCGGAACCTTCCGCTCGGACCTCTACTACCGGCTGCGCGTGCTGGAGATCGAGCTGCCCCCCTTGCGCGAGCGCCCCGGCGACTGCGACCTGCTCACGGACCACTTCGTGCACATCTCGGCGGCGCGCTACGGCATCGGCACGCCCGCCGTCTCCAAGGCCACGCGGCGCGCCCTGGCGGCCTGCCGCCTGCCGGGCAACGTGCGCGAACTCAAGCACGCCGTGGAGCACGCGGTGATCCTCTGCCAGGGCAGGACCATCGAGCCCGCCCACCTTCCCGCCTACATCCTGGGCGCTCCCGAGGCCCCGCCGCGCCCGGCCGCCGAGCCCCAGGCAAGGACCATCCAGGAGCGCGAGCGCGCCATGCTCCAGGAGGCCCTTGCAGACCACGGCTATTCCGTGCTGGAAACCTGCCGCGCCCTGGGCGTGAGCCGCACCACGCTGTGGCGCAAAATGAAGAAGCACGGGCTCTAG
- a CDS encoding response regulator transcription factor, with protein sequence MSGPLPVLLAAPTLAGWEGFVQGLVDCGARVGHARTGLAALESVTQARPVLVVADEGLPDLTPLQLVLRILGIDAAVNAAVVSSLSEEDFHEKAEGLGVLAQLPPQPGERHARELLARLEAVLAPTTGQARRT encoded by the coding sequence GTGTCCGGCCCGCTGCCCGTGCTCCTGGCCGCGCCCACCCTGGCGGGCTGGGAGGGCTTCGTCCAGGGCCTCGTGGATTGCGGCGCTCGGGTCGGCCACGCGCGAACCGGTCTGGCCGCCCTGGAGAGCGTCACACAGGCGCGACCCGTCCTGGTGGTGGCCGACGAGGGACTCCCGGACCTGACGCCCCTGCAACTGGTGCTCAGGATCCTTGGCATCGACGCGGCGGTGAACGCCGCCGTGGTCAGCTCCCTCTCAGAGGAGGATTTCCACGAAAAGGCCGAAGGCCTGGGCGTGCTGGCCCAACTGCCGCCGCAACCCGGGGAGCGCCACGCCCGGGAACTCCTGGCGCGGTTGGAAGCCGTGTTAGCGCCGACCACCGGCCAAGCACGGCGAACGTAA
- a CDS encoding nucleotide-binding protein: MIVAVASGKGGTGKTTVCASLASVWERPAVAVDLDVEEPNLHLFLRPVVRWREAATLETPVADPARCTLCRKCTDLCQFKAVAVLGKRLAVFPEMCHGCGGCLAVCPEGALGVGSRELGSVEGGETRNGHYLAGRLRVGEAMSPPLQRAVKARLASILSRTGGDALLDCPPGVSCPAVNAVRDAHVILLVAEPTPFGIHDFTLALEAFAPLGKPMGVVINRAGHADSTLTRLCAEKGVPVLLEIPYDREIAREYASGGVLAAMNPRMAARFADLRDALPRLIKEAAHA, translated from the coding sequence GTGATCGTGGCGGTGGCCAGCGGCAAGGGGGGCACGGGCAAGACCACCGTGTGCGCCTCCCTGGCCTCGGTGTGGGAGCGCCCCGCCGTGGCCGTGGACCTGGACGTGGAGGAGCCCAACCTCCACCTCTTCCTGCGCCCCGTGGTGCGCTGGCGTGAGGCGGCCACCCTGGAGACGCCCGTGGCGGACCCCGCGCGCTGCACCCTGTGCCGCAAGTGCACGGACCTCTGCCAGTTCAAGGCCGTGGCCGTCCTGGGCAAGCGTCTGGCGGTCTTCCCCGAGATGTGCCACGGCTGCGGCGGCTGCCTGGCCGTTTGCCCAGAGGGGGCGCTCGGCGTCGGGAGCCGGGAGTTGGGCTCTGTGGAGGGCGGGGAGACCCGCAACGGCCACTACCTTGCGGGAAGGCTGCGCGTGGGCGAGGCCATGAGCCCGCCGTTGCAGCGCGCGGTCAAGGCGCGCCTCGCAAGCATCCTCTCGCGCACGGGCGGCGACGCCCTCCTGGACTGCCCCCCGGGCGTGAGCTGCCCGGCCGTGAACGCCGTGCGCGACGCCCACGTGATCCTGCTGGTGGCGGAGCCCACGCCCTTCGGCATCCACGACTTCACCCTGGCCCTGGAGGCCTTCGCGCCCCTGGGAAAACCCATGGGCGTGGTGATCAACCGCGCGGGGCACGCCGACTCCACCCTGACCCGTCTCTGCGCCGAGAAGGGCGTGCCCGTGCTCCTGGAGATCCCCTATGACCGCGAAATCGCGCGCGAATACGCCTCGGGCGGAGTGCTCGCGGCCATGAACCCGCGCATGGCCGCGCGCTTCGCCGACCTGCGCGACGCCCTGCCGCGCCTGATCAAGGAGGCCGCCCATGCGTGA
- the tmcB gene encoding electron transfer complex ferredoxin TmcB, with protein sequence MSSQPYELVKDKGLDEGVARLTPEKIAKVVGAVLESEGGARLKAYVDTCAHCGLCAEACHFFHSHDRDPRYAPVAKVKQTLWGILDKGGAVSPDYIARASRVAYTECNLCKRCAMYCPFGIDIAYVVGLMRRICHKLGVTPQYIQDTAHSHSATMNQMWVKDDEWIDSLMWQEAEARDEVADLRIPLEKHGAEIMYSVIGPEPKFRTQLIYQAAVIMHAAGVDWTMPATPGWDNSDMAMYSGDYEIMGRLKRSHFECAQRLGVKRIVMGECGHAFRSVHDVGNRWLGWRDEPVPVIHAVQFYHELITSGKIMIAKKFQEPVTFHDPCNIARGMGLHEMGREVARALCEEVVEMTPNREHNYCCSAGGGVINCGPPFRNTRVHGNKVKAEQLAATGVKTVIAPCHNCHGGLEDIIHHYKLDMKLKFLGDLIYECMEKPWN encoded by the coding sequence ATGAGTTCCCAGCCGTACGAACTGGTGAAGGACAAAGGCCTGGACGAGGGCGTGGCCAGGCTCACCCCGGAGAAGATCGCCAAGGTGGTCGGGGCGGTTCTGGAGTCCGAGGGCGGGGCGAGGCTCAAGGCCTACGTGGACACCTGCGCCCACTGCGGCCTGTGCGCCGAGGCCTGCCACTTCTTCCATTCCCACGACCGCGACCCGCGCTACGCCCCCGTGGCCAAGGTGAAGCAGACCCTCTGGGGCATCCTGGACAAGGGCGGGGCCGTAAGCCCGGACTACATCGCCCGGGCCTCCCGCGTGGCCTATACCGAGTGCAACCTGTGCAAGCGCTGCGCCATGTACTGTCCCTTCGGCATCGACATCGCCTACGTGGTGGGCCTCATGCGCCGCATCTGCCACAAGCTGGGCGTTACGCCCCAGTACATCCAGGACACCGCCCACAGCCACTCCGCCACCATGAACCAGATGTGGGTCAAGGACGACGAGTGGATCGATTCCCTCATGTGGCAGGAGGCAGAGGCCCGCGACGAGGTGGCCGATCTGCGCATCCCCCTGGAAAAACACGGGGCGGAGATCATGTACTCGGTCATCGGGCCGGAGCCCAAGTTCCGCACCCAGCTTATCTACCAGGCCGCCGTGATCATGCACGCCGCCGGAGTGGACTGGACCATGCCCGCCACCCCGGGCTGGGACAACTCCGACATGGCCATGTATTCCGGCGACTACGAGATCATGGGCCGCCTCAAGCGCTCCCACTTCGAGTGCGCCCAGCGCCTTGGCGTGAAGCGCATCGTCATGGGCGAGTGCGGCCACGCCTTCCGCTCCGTGCACGACGTGGGCAACCGCTGGCTGGGCTGGCGCGACGAACCCGTGCCCGTGATCCACGCCGTGCAGTTCTACCACGAGCTCATCACCAGCGGTAAAATCATGATCGCCAAGAAGTTCCAGGAGCCCGTCACCTTCCACGACCCCTGCAACATCGCGCGCGGCATGGGCCTGCACGAGATGGGGCGCGAGGTGGCGCGCGCGCTCTGCGAAGAGGTGGTGGAGATGACCCCCAACCGCGAGCACAACTACTGCTGCTCGGCCGGAGGCGGGGTGATCAACTGCGGCCCGCCCTTCCGCAACACCCGCGTGCACGGCAACAAGGTCAAGGCCGAGCAGCTGGCCGCCACGGGCGTGAAGACCGTGATCGCCCCCTGCCACAACTGCCACGGCGGGCTTGAGGACATCATCCACCACTACAAGCTGGACATGAAGCTCAAGTTCCTGGGCGACCTCATCTACGAATGCATGGAAAAACCCTGGAACTGA
- a CDS encoding fused DSP-PTPase phosphatase/NAD kinase-like protein, which yields MDGFITCEGVRVGGVPDGKALEQLAAQGVRTLVDAREEGEASGEDVAALAAGLGMTCLRMPISRRRVDVAQIERFRDCVQNPANAPVYAFSKGGKRPAGVLCFLACARMGDSVIEVFRRAKQYGLELERERGLKRFILDFYSSHRGDMLNNHFQKHFQHHPA from the coding sequence ATGGACGGCTTCATCACGTGCGAAGGAGTCCGTGTGGGCGGCGTGCCCGACGGCAAGGCGCTTGAACAGTTGGCCGCGCAAGGCGTCAGGACGCTGGTGGACGCCCGGGAGGAGGGCGAGGCGTCCGGGGAAGACGTGGCGGCCCTGGCCGCCGGACTGGGAATGACCTGCCTGCGCATGCCGATCTCCAGGCGGCGCGTGGACGTGGCGCAGATCGAGCGCTTCCGCGACTGCGTGCAGAACCCGGCCAATGCGCCGGTCTACGCCTTTTCCAAGGGTGGCAAGCGGCCGGCGGGCGTGCTGTGCTTCCTGGCCTGCGCCCGCATGGGGGATTCGGTGATCGAGGTCTTCCGCAGGGCCAAGCAGTACGGTCTGGAACTGGAGCGGGAACGGGGTCTGAAGCGTTTCATCCTCGACTTCTACTCCAGCCATCGCGGCGACATGCTCAACAATCATTTCCAAAAGCATTTCCAACATCATCCCGCGTGA
- a CDS encoding ATP-binding protein — MREIVVVSGKGGTGKTSLTAAFADLAGRAVVCDLDVDAADLHLVLTPALERREDFFSGHEAVIDPARCTGCGICATLCRFGAVLPEGGGYRIDPTRCEGCKVCVSLCPEAAVNFPERRCGEWFTGQTRFGTLVHARLTPGAENSGRLVTLLKKEARAIALADGLELVLCDGSPGIGCPVISSLAGANLAVAVTEPTPSGRHDLERLLELCARLRTRACCVLNKCDLNAAEARAIEELCAARDVEVVARLPHDDIVFEAMLRGRAVTELPGAPMATLLKQAWNRLAALSELGRPAPWRP, encoded by the coding sequence ATGCGTGAGATCGTCGTGGTGAGCGGCAAGGGCGGCACGGGCAAGACCTCGCTCACCGCCGCCTTCGCGGACCTGGCCGGACGCGCCGTGGTCTGCGACCTGGACGTGGACGCGGCCGACCTTCATCTTGTGCTCACCCCCGCCCTGGAGCGCCGCGAGGACTTCTTTTCCGGCCACGAGGCCGTCATCGACCCGGCTCGCTGCACGGGTTGCGGAATCTGCGCGACCCTGTGCCGCTTCGGGGCCGTGCTCCCGGAGGGCGGAGGCTACCGCATCGACCCCACGCGCTGCGAGGGGTGCAAAGTCTGCGTGTCCCTGTGCCCCGAAGCAGCCGTGAACTTCCCCGAGCGCCGTTGCGGCGAGTGGTTCACCGGCCAGACACGCTTCGGCACGCTGGTGCACGCCAGGCTCACGCCCGGGGCGGAGAACTCCGGGCGGCTCGTCACGCTGCTCAAGAAGGAGGCCCGGGCCATCGCCCTGGCCGACGGGCTGGAACTGGTGCTCTGCGACGGCTCGCCCGGCATCGGCTGCCCGGTGATCAGCTCCCTGGCCGGGGCCAACCTGGCGGTGGCCGTCACCGAGCCAACGCCCTCGGGCCGCCACGACCTGGAGCGCCTCCTGGAGCTGTGCGCCAGGCTGCGCACGCGGGCCTGCTGCGTGCTCAACAAGTGCGACCTCAACGCCGCCGAGGCCCGGGCCATCGAGGAACTGTGCGCCGCGCGCGATGTGGAAGTGGTGGCCCGCCTGCCCCACGACGACATCGTGTTCGAGGCCATGCTCAGGGGCCGGGCCGTCACGGAGTTGCCCGGCGCCCCCATGGCCACGCTGTTGAAACAGGCATGGAATCGACTGGCCGCCCTCTCGGAGCTGGGCAGACCCGCTCCCTGGCGGCCCTGA
- the tmcD gene encoding electron transfer complex subunit TmcD, which translates to MLKSMDYDWETGTRVVADLDQWRERHEWVEEPCIGADGAQAAAVCKVEGEDSFTVATTDGDWPTPFEKIWNLRHAPDGRLTALVQVDGLWTLAVDGEPWEESFDFAWNPLFGQDGGQIGLCVQVEGEYGLAVDGTPWETLYPNANNPVMSPTGGRTAAAVQTVPLGQAEIDKFQSGIFSASVDGETWDATFMNVWGLAFSPDGARTAAEVRLNLYEYSVAVDGKPWRKSFGGVWEPVFSPDGRRVAAPVRLAGKWTLAVDGERAWNTDYYQLWHQVFTPDGKRIAAIVSPSFGKWTVAVDDKPWEIAHAVVRDLTVSPDGKRFAAVAGSPGAWTMLVDGQPWNASFERLWAPVFSPDGRRVAAMAETDGRRVIVLGGAALDMGAADSLDPVFSPDGSRLLVKCLDGRKVIRHVLNLDAVKPA; encoded by the coding sequence ATGCTCAAATCCATGGACTACGACTGGGAGACCGGCACGCGCGTCGTGGCCGATCTCGACCAATGGCGCGAACGCCACGAGTGGGTGGAGGAGCCCTGCATCGGCGCGGACGGAGCGCAGGCTGCCGCCGTGTGCAAGGTCGAGGGCGAGGACTCCTTCACCGTGGCCACCACGGACGGCGACTGGCCCACGCCCTTCGAGAAGATCTGGAACCTGCGGCACGCCCCGGACGGCCGCCTCACGGCCCTGGTTCAGGTGGACGGCCTGTGGACCCTGGCCGTGGACGGGGAGCCCTGGGAGGAGAGCTTCGACTTCGCCTGGAATCCGCTCTTCGGGCAGGACGGCGGGCAGATCGGCCTGTGCGTGCAGGTGGAGGGCGAATACGGCCTGGCCGTGGACGGCACGCCCTGGGAAACTCTCTACCCCAACGCCAACAACCCCGTCATGAGCCCCACGGGCGGGCGCACCGCCGCCGCCGTGCAGACCGTTCCCCTGGGCCAGGCCGAGATCGACAAGTTCCAGTCCGGCATCTTCTCGGCCTCGGTGGACGGCGAAACCTGGGACGCCACCTTCATGAACGTCTGGGGCCTGGCCTTCAGCCCCGACGGCGCGCGCACCGCGGCCGAAGTGCGCCTGAACCTCTACGAATACTCCGTGGCCGTGGACGGCAAGCCCTGGCGCAAGAGCTTCGGCGGCGTCTGGGAACCCGTCTTCAGCCCCGACGGCAGGCGCGTGGCCGCGCCCGTGCGTCTGGCCGGCAAGTGGACGCTGGCCGTGGACGGCGAGCGCGCCTGGAACACCGACTACTACCAGCTCTGGCATCAGGTCTTCACGCCCGACGGCAAGCGCATCGCCGCCATCGTCAGCCCCTCGTTCGGCAAGTGGACCGTGGCCGTGGACGACAAACCCTGGGAGATCGCGCACGCCGTGGTGCGAGACCTCACCGTGAGCCCCGACGGCAAGCGCTTCGCCGCCGTGGCCGGAAGCCCCGGCGCGTGGACCATGCTCGTGGACGGCCAGCCCTGGAACGCCTCCTTCGAGCGCCTCTGGGCCCCGGTGTTCAGCCCGGACGGACGGCGCGTGGCCGCCATGGCCGAAACGGACGGCAGGCGTGTGATCGTTCTGGGCGGCGCGGCCCTGGACATGGGCGCGGCGGACAGCCTGGACCCGGTGTTCTCGCCCGACGGTTCCAGGCTGCTGGTGAAGTGCCTCGACGGACGCAAGGTGATCCGCCACGTCCTCAACCTGGACGCCGTGAAACCGGCCTGA
- the tmcC gene encoding TmcC family electron transfer complex membrane anchor subunit gives MNALYNFVSGPLVWIALALFAGGSAWRLWSLVQLSKKKDIYVHEYFSWPHALRSILHWIVPFANESTRKNPALTVVAFVFHLFLLALPLFVIGHVAMLDKALGLSWPTLPEGLADAMSFVVVGACVYFLARRLTVPEVKFVTSASDFVILALAAAPFVTGILAYHQIGGAQFMTILHMLSGEAMLVAIPFSRLSHMLYAPLTRAYIGSEFGAVRHARDW, from the coding sequence GTGAACGCGCTCTACAACTTCGTCAGCGGCCCCTTGGTCTGGATCGCCCTGGCGTTATTCGCCGGAGGTTCCGCCTGGAGGCTTTGGTCGCTGGTGCAGCTCTCGAAGAAAAAGGATATCTACGTCCACGAGTATTTCAGCTGGCCCCACGCCCTGCGCTCCATCCTGCACTGGATCGTGCCCTTCGCCAACGAGAGCACCCGCAAGAACCCCGCCCTGACCGTGGTGGCCTTCGTGTTCCACCTGTTCCTGCTGGCGCTGCCGCTCTTCGTGATCGGCCACGTGGCCATGCTGGACAAGGCCCTGGGCCTCTCCTGGCCCACCCTGCCCGAGGGGCTGGCCGACGCCATGAGCTTCGTGGTGGTGGGCGCGTGCGTCTACTTCCTGGCGCGTCGCCTCACCGTGCCCGAGGTGAAGTTCGTCACTTCGGCCTCGGACTTCGTGATCCTGGCCCTGGCCGCCGCGCCCTTCGTTACGGGCATCCTGGCCTACCACCAGATCGGCGGGGCGCAGTTCATGACCATCCTGCACATGCTCTCGGGCGAGGCCATGCTCGTGGCCATCCCCTTCTCGCGTCTGAGCCACATGCTCTACGCCCCGTTGACCAGGGCCTACATCGGTTCCGAGTTCGGCGCCGTGCGCCACGCCCGCGACTGGTAA
- a CDS encoding DUF134 domain-containing protein has protein sequence MPRPRKRRRIGQAPPAVFFKPQGVPLEQLRGVVLSLEGFEALRLVDALGLSQEEAAARMEVSRPTLCRILGEARSVVARAITAGWAIRVEQEAPDEAGRPAPPCRGRGCGRRRGAPQPEEEPS, from the coding sequence GTGCCCCGTCCGAGAAAACGACGCCGCATCGGCCAGGCCCCGCCTGCCGTGTTCTTCAAGCCCCAGGGCGTGCCCCTGGAGCAGTTGCGCGGCGTGGTGCTCAGCCTGGAGGGCTTCGAGGCCCTGCGCCTCGTGGACGCCCTGGGCCTGAGCCAGGAGGAGGCCGCCGCACGCATGGAGGTCTCGCGCCCCACGCTTTGCCGCATCCTGGGCGAGGCCCGGTCCGTGGTGGCCCGGGCCATCACGGCCGGGTGGGCCATCCGCGTGGAGCAGGAGGCCCCGGACGAAGCCGGGAGACCCGCCCCGCCGTGCCGTGGGCGCGGGTGCGGCCGGAGGCGCGGCGCTCCGCAACCAGAGGAGGAACCCTCATGA
- a CDS encoding DUF134 domain-containing protein — translation MPRPRLCRKVTATPKASYFKPRGVPLSELGEAYLAVEGLEALRLADLESLTTAEAARRMGVSRHTFGRILGQARRAVADALVNALALRIEGGDYAVDGPGHETPPAARRTPDMNIVAVSAEGPSLNDAVDARFGRAAGFVVVNLDTMATSWLDNGASQAMAHGAGIQTAERIADAGAGVLLTGIVGPKAFQALEAAGVKVGQNLEGLTVGQAVNRYKAGEVPFADGPNK, via the coding sequence ATGCCAAGGCCGCGCCTCTGCCGCAAAGTGACCGCAACGCCCAAGGCCAGCTACTTCAAGCCCCGGGGCGTCCCCCTGAGCGAGCTGGGCGAGGCCTACCTCGCCGTGGAGGGGCTGGAAGCCCTCCGGCTGGCCGACCTGGAGAGCCTGACCACCGCCGAGGCCGCCCGGCGCATGGGCGTCTCGCGCCACACCTTCGGGCGCATCCTGGGCCAGGCCCGGCGCGCCGTGGCCGACGCCCTGGTGAACGCCCTGGCCCTGCGCATCGAAGGCGGAGACTACGCCGTGGACGGCCCCGGGCACGAGACCCCGCCGGCCGCAAGGAGAACACCCGACATGAACATCGTCGCCGTAAGCGCCGAAGGACCTTCCCTGAACGACGCCGTGGACGCCCGCTTCGGACGCGCCGCCGGCTTCGTGGTGGTGAACCTGGACACCATGGCCACCAGTTGGCTGGACAACGGGGCCTCCCAGGCCATGGCCCACGGCGCGGGCATTCAGACCGCCGAGCGCATCGCGGACGCGGGCGCGGGCGTGCTGCTCACGGGCATCGTTGGCCCCAAGGCCTTCCAGGCCCTGGAGGCCGCCGGGGTCAAGGTGGGCCAGAACCTGGAGGGGCTCACCGTGGGCCAGGCCGTCAACCGCTACAAGGCCGGCGAGGTCCCCTTCGCCGACGGCCCCAACAAGTAG